In Arthrobacter citreus, a genomic segment contains:
- a CDS encoding ScyD/ScyE family protein, which translates to MKKSSRTFAALTAAAALGLGASPASAGGWHPDPPDPPAVPAPGEVTTVADGLVSPLSFAVGRGPTFDVAQAVAGLLTRTEDGETEVLDAGPEGYESSAVSRSRGTTYYTFTTGAMTHDPALNTSLLKSIDRDGTIETITDIAEFEYSENPDSVNTYGFQDLDPACAAQIPPEVPASYTGLPDSNPYATLPTGDDSVLVADAGMNAIVEVDLSDGSVSTVAVLPPVPATITAEAAAAVPLPPCTVGATYNLEPVPTDIEWGPDGELYVTSLPGGPPEAGLAPGSVYRVNTDDGSSELIATGFAAATGLAVNDNGDIFVAELFGNRISVVPAGSDTPELFYEVNQPAAVELRGDVLYVSVDALPPGGPEEPGAEQPPVEPPVDPAPAAGRIISIELDYGDDDCYGGGHWRHGGTSHVHGGVHGDED; encoded by the coding sequence GTGAAAAAATCATCCCGCACCTTTGCCGCACTGACCGCCGCCGCCGCCCTTGGACTGGGCGCTTCCCCGGCTTCCGCCGGAGGCTGGCACCCCGATCCGCCGGATCCGCCCGCGGTGCCGGCGCCCGGGGAGGTCACCACCGTAGCCGACGGCCTGGTGTCTCCCCTGAGTTTCGCAGTGGGGCGTGGCCCAACCTTTGACGTAGCCCAGGCAGTTGCCGGGTTGCTCACCAGAACCGAAGACGGTGAGACGGAGGTTTTGGACGCCGGCCCTGAGGGGTACGAGTCCTCAGCCGTCTCGCGCTCCAGGGGGACCACCTACTACACCTTCACCACCGGGGCCATGACCCATGACCCGGCCCTGAACACCTCGCTGCTCAAGTCGATTGACAGGGACGGAACGATCGAGACCATCACGGACATTGCTGAGTTTGAGTACAGCGAAAACCCGGACAGCGTGAACACCTACGGCTTCCAGGACCTGGATCCTGCCTGTGCCGCCCAGATCCCGCCTGAGGTCCCTGCGAGTTACACCGGCCTCCCTGACTCCAATCCCTACGCCACGCTGCCGACCGGCGATGACAGCGTCTTGGTGGCCGACGCGGGAATGAACGCCATCGTGGAGGTGGACCTCTCCGACGGCAGCGTTTCCACAGTGGCAGTCCTTCCGCCCGTCCCGGCCACGATCACCGCCGAGGCAGCCGCTGCGGTTCCGCTGCCGCCCTGCACCGTTGGTGCAACCTACAATCTGGAACCGGTCCCCACCGACATCGAATGGGGACCCGACGGGGAGCTCTATGTAACGTCGCTCCCGGGCGGCCCTCCAGAGGCTGGCCTGGCTCCGGGGTCCGTCTACCGGGTCAACACCGACGACGGCAGTTCCGAGCTGATAGCCACCGGCTTTGCCGCGGCCACCGGCCTTGCCGTGAACGACAACGGCGACATCTTCGTGGCCGAGCTGTTCGGCAACAGGATCTCGGTGGTGCCGGCGGGTTCCGATACTCCGGAGCTGTTCTACGAAGTCAACCAGCCCGCCGCCGTCGAGCTGCGCGGGGACGTCCTCTACGTCTCCGTGGACGCGCTGCCTCCCGGTGGGCCGGAGGAACCGGGTGCGGAGCAACCTCCCGTGGAGCCACCCGTTGACCCGGCACCTGCTGCCGGCCGGATCATCAGCATTGAGCTCGATTACGGGGACGACGACTGCTACGGAGGAGGCCACTGGCGCCATGGCGGCACCAGCCACGTTCACGGCGGCGTTCACGGGGACGAAGATTAG
- the rbfA gene encoding 30S ribosome-binding factor RbfA, translating to MADPARAAKLADRIKVVVAQALERRIKDPRLGFVTLTDARVTNDLQHATVYYTVFGDEAQQADTKAALESARGVLRAEVGKNITVRLTPTLEFVPDEIPVNASHLEELIRAAKKRDAELEALKEGATYAGDADPYRKDEDFDEDEDDEDGGEAPAGSDSK from the coding sequence ATGGCAGATCCAGCACGCGCTGCGAAGCTCGCTGACCGAATCAAGGTTGTAGTTGCCCAGGCGCTGGAACGGCGGATCAAGGATCCCCGGCTGGGGTTTGTGACCCTCACCGATGCCCGCGTCACCAACGACCTGCAGCACGCCACGGTGTACTACACGGTCTTCGGCGACGAGGCCCAGCAGGCTGACACCAAGGCTGCCCTGGAGTCCGCACGCGGAGTCCTGCGCGCCGAGGTGGGCAAGAACATCACGGTGCGCCTGACGCCCACGCTCGAATTCGTTCCTGACGAGATTCCCGTGAACGCCAGCCACCTGGAGGAACTCATCCGGGCCGCCAAGAAGCGCGACGCGGAACTTGAGGCCCTCAAGGAAGGCGCCACGTACGCCGGCGACGCCGATCCGTACCGCAAGGATGAGGACTTCGACGAAGACGAAGACGACGAGGACGGCGGGGAGGCTCCCGCCGGTTCCGACAGCAAATAA